In Gossypium arboreum isolate Shixiya-1 chromosome 5, ASM2569848v2, whole genome shotgun sequence, a single genomic region encodes these proteins:
- the LOC108452721 gene encoding uncharacterized protein LOC108452721 has protein sequence MTASLMENPLKSHKSRAYQKAKGKGMVAPFAFLFSIVFYFSIFYVFSFSPSALFSDNKFWFVISNTLILIIAADYGAFSSSKDQKRDFFDEYYALRSQAARTTTTTVAPPFVSQYPEIVKKNIPVEEEITSNEKNKADDHVIEMNNEFIPEKILEIVKIEPSTDNFQAKTTQRDETPIKAADNGTCCDHQVIMINNKNKKKKIEPKTIRRSKSEKVKHVNKALDDKKKGALYRSKTEKQHEHEEPSAKDDEFSTMSNEELNRRVEEFIEKFNRQIRLQGARNRQLLELE, from the coding sequence ATGACTGCAAGTCTAATGGAGAATCCATTGAAATCCCACAAATCCAGAGCCTATCAAAAGGCAAAAGGAAAAGGAATGGTGGCACCCTTTGCCTTTCTTTTCTCCATTGTGTTTTACTTCTCTATCTTCTACGTCTTCAGCTTTTCACCGTCGGCTCTTTTTAGCGATAACAAGTTCTGGTTCGTCATTTCCAACACTCTCATCCTCATCATTGCCGCTGATTACGGTGCTTTCTCTTCCTCCAAAGACCAGAAGCGTGACTTTTTCGACGAATATTACGCCTTGCGTAGCCAAGCAGCCAGGACGACGACTACTACTGTTGCTCCTCCATTTGTTTCACAATACCCCGAAATTGTGAAAAAGAACATTCCCGTGGAAGAAGAGATTACTTCGAATGAAAAGAATAAAGCAGATGATCATGTAATCGAAATGAACAATGAATTTATCCCTGAAAAGATATTGGAAATTGTCAAAATTGAACCTTCAACTGACAATTTCCAAGCAAAGACTACTCAGCGGGACGAAACTCCTATTAAAGCAGCTGATAATGGAACTTGTTGTGATCACCAGGTAATAATGATCAACAACAagaacaagaagaagaagattgAACCAAAAACTATCCGACGAAGCAAGTCTGAAAAAGTGAAACATGTTAATAAAGCACTTGACGACAAGAAGAAGGGTGCTTTATATCGTTCAAAGACGGAAAAGCAGCATGAACATGAGGAACCAAGTGCCAAAGACGACGAGTTTTCCACCATGTCAAATGAGGAACTTAACAGGAGAGTCGAAGAGTTCATTGAGAAGTTCAATCGCCAAATTAGGCTTCAAGGTGCTAGAAATCGCCAACTTTTGGAATTGGAATAG